TGACCCGACCAGCCGGCGTAACCTGTCTCCAGCAAAATCTTCTCATCGAATGCGGACGTTAATGAGGCGCCCCATGAGAGCGTGCTTCCAAACTGATGGGGAAGAGCGGACTTGGCATAATGTGGTTGCACCGGATCAGGTAGGTCAAACTGTTCATCGTGAAAAAATCCATTGAGGTCATATCTTTTCCCAAGCCGCGCGGTGATCTTCAGATTGTACCTGTCTAGTTTAGTGAGCGGAGCATAATCCGGATTGCTGCCCGGGCCTGAATAAGAATCACGATTGCTTTGAACCGCTCCGAAGAACCAGATCTTGTCTCTCAGGATCGGACCACCAATCTGCCCTGTGACTTCATAGTACGTATCCCGGTGGAATACAAAATCCGAATCCGGCACGCGAACATTCATCCCGGTGAACGCCTGACTTTGAAAAAATGAATTCACACCACCGTGGAGATCGTTGCCACCTTTCTTGGTGATGACATTCAGAACTGCGCCGGTGTGATTGCCGTATTCGGCAGGCGATCCAACGCCGTAAACCTGCATTTGCTCAATAATATCCGGATTAGGCTCAAATCCTGGATCTCCCGTTTGAGGACCGGTAATATCCAGTCCATCAATAATCCAGTTGTTGGATTGGCGGTTGGAGCCAAAAGCGATGATTCCAGAATCCAGATCATCGCCGCGATCCGTAGTCACTCCGGGTGCGACCTGCATCAAAGTCCACATGTGGCGACGCGTCGGAAGATTTTCCACCATTTCCTGCCTAAAGATCGTAGGCACACCCGCATTCTGCAGATCAATCATGGGACTGTCTCCAATAACGTGAATCGTTTCGGTTTTCGCCAGGTTCAAGGTGAAAGGCACATTTGACGTCCTACTTAAATCTACTTCTACTCTATTAGCACGAACGGGTTGAAATCCGTCCAATCGTGCCTCTACGGAATAGACTCCTACCGGAAGGGCGGGAAAGTGGAAAACTCCCAGATCATTTGTAGTCAGACTTCGCGTCTGGCCAGTATGGGTCTTGCTGATGATAACCGTTGCGCCGGCTAGAGGTCGACCGTTGCTATCTTTTACAACACCTCGGATACTGCCCGTGATGATCTGAGACCACGCTGGTAAGTTGAAAGCGATTGTAAAAAAGAGGAAGAGCAGAACTGCTGCTCTGGAAAGCATGACCTGATTATAGCATTTCACCTTCCGCTTAGCCGGGTGTAGCTACCTAGCTGTTGGCGGCAATGAACTTATTCCTTTCGCACAATTTTGTACCAAACCGGGCCACTGAGTTGTTCCACAACGCCGTCCGGTTTTGCGATCCAGATGCCACCTGCGCTCACTGTGCACACCGGGATCCCAATCTTTTTGGCCATTGCGAAATCTTTTTTTGCCGGTTGAGGATCTACTTTGTCGGTATTTGTATGGATCTGCGCGATCGTATTTGGCGGAACCGGTCCGTACCAAAGCTCCCGGTTGCGGTCTGCGGAACGTGGCCCAGCGAATCAAGTGTTACGTATTCGCAGAATCGCAGACAATCCACGCAGCCCTTTCGGTTCGATTCGGATCTTTGACGAAACCGGAATCCTCCCACAATCCATACATCATCCGTAAAACATCGGAATCGATTGCCGCAATTTCCTCTTCTGCGTACAAAAGATGGTTTGAGAAAATGATTACAAAGAAAACCATTTGGCACACAGTGGGGTCATATTGTCGGGAAAAACAAAAAACGGAGAGGGTGGGATACCAAACTGACCGTAAAGATTCGCGATGAGCACTAGCACGCTCCATTTAATCATACTCGTGAGCGGTAACATTCAAGAAAGTCATTGCCCTGGTATTGTCCTATTTGTGTGTTGTTCGGATTTCCCCTCCTTATGAAGGAGGGGATTAAGGGGAGGTTGGAAAGCCTTCCAATAGGACAACCCCAACACAACTTTGGGACATTACCATTGCCCTCACATTTTGTGTGAGAGTTGTGCTCTCAGTATACTAGTTCCATATATGCCCGGAGACGAAACCACTCACTTCATTCATACGGACTCCGGTCGCATCGAAGTAGACATCCCACTTCAGGACTGGCAATTATATCGAATTGAATCGCTGCTCGGAGAAGGGGGCATGGCTCGCGTCTACAAAGCCTATGATCCGAAACTCTCGCGGTATGTCGCTTTGAAATTCATCCGAAGTGAGGATGAAGAGTACAAGAAGCGTCTGCTTCGTGAAGCGAGGGCGCAAGCACAGATCGAACATGACAATGTCTGCAAAATTTACGAAGTCGGCGAGGTCCAAGGTAAGCCCTACATCGCGATGC
This genomic window from bacterium contains:
- a CDS encoding carboxypeptidase regulatory-like domain-containing protein — protein: MLSRAAVLLFLFFTIAFNLPAWSQIITGSIRGVVKDSNGRPLAGATVIISKTHTGQTRSLTTNDLGVFHFPALPVGVYSVEARLDGFQPVRANRVEVDLSRTSNVPFTLNLAKTETIHVIGDSPMIDLQNAGVPTIFRQEMVENLPTRRHMWTLMQVAPGVTTDRGDDLDSGIIAFGSNRQSNNWIIDGLDITGPQTGDPGFEPNPDIIEQMQVYGVGSPAEYGNHTGAVLNVITKKGGNDLHGGVNSFFQSQAFTGMNVRVPDSDFVFHRDTYYEVTGQIGGPILRDKIWFFGAVQSNRDSYSGPGSNPDYAPLTKLDRYNLKITARLGKRYDLNGFFHDEQFDLPDPVQPHYAKSALPHQFGSTLSWGASLTSAFDEKILLETGYAGWSGQSLRGSQTDSLENPFFFFDRELSNFTWSGGIQRPNDNTTYRHQVRGKATYYADRFLKSQHEFKFGVQYFYGSAILLSGYGPNGSVYLDGYDYDVGFFKNYRTPFLSGSVSDGLGFFVDDTVTLNQRVTLNLGFRFDHNTGSIPDFDRLEVGTPSITEIGNFKRTGEMIPGVNNLVQWNLVSPRLGFVWRTREDGRAALRGS